A region from the Lolium perenne isolate Kyuss_39 chromosome 4, Kyuss_2.0, whole genome shotgun sequence genome encodes:
- the LOC127291948 gene encoding disease resistance protein RGA5 isoform X2, translating into MAEAAVVSVATGVIRPLMAKLTKLLEEESSKLKGVRRNTRFIRDELNTMSATLDILADSEDLNPEMKIWKEHIRELSYDMEDCINDFMFFSEPTGFKGFFQNLKNLKLRHEIAGEIEELKARAIEASNRHERYKIDGGYMPFVWRLTPSSSIPAIDPRLHALYVEVDKLVGIRGPKEEIIEWFQKNNSSQQLKVLSIVGPGGLVSQQPDFRKILREIAKGVGITSYRSDDDVKQLIDRIREYLQDKRYFVVVDDVWGTEAWETMRLAFVNNNCGSRLIATTRVSPVASYCSSQGGHVYQMKPLGFTDSKRLLLARAFGSDNLHHPHLEEVSDKILGKCAGLPLAIITISSLLADRHAVEEWNRVLAGIGASLAKDPLAGNMTKILSLSYIDLPHHLRTCLLYLTAFPEDTIIKKRILISRWIAEGFIHEKQGQSKYEVGEGYFNDLINRSLIQPYKVIYGEAKACRVHDIILDFITCKATEENFMTSFDGTKLTHNSDCKVRRLCVINPNKGDLTMPKNMELSHVRSLTVSLGRMKNFWMFAPSLLTLDLQGCRDIGDWDLTHIQKMFLLKYLSLGQGNINKLPKNIEQLQNIETLNLRYTDIKELPSSLARLPRLARLYVNKYTRFPDGIIGQMRCLEDLNEFGISSWDAVKSLQEFSKLTNLRTLKVGCSDSIQDPDSVDEARRQFKELWSHVGTLISSETLHHLYFPGNRYIYSFYILMSLESWSHATPCSLRKLRISSWCINKVPKWMSSLGNLRELELLIFSMGPEDVAILGAMPVLLFLSLRVNHGTNGRILIRGFTGLKYFKLNLLFCGTALEFQAGAMPKLEHLELELPVHRMECLNGVSDFGIRHLLALTKLEVFVDSDNHYRKPDVHLTNKEAVSLIKTVIGTLCISPTISSSSRLRQRCLPFKEYIEYRTRRYGLLPEDVSRCN; encoded by the exons ATGGCGGAGGCTGCTGTTGTCAGTGTTGCCACGGGGGTGATCAGGCCGCTCATGGCCAAGCTCACCAAGCTGCTGGAGGAAGAGAGCTCCAAGCTCAAAGGTGTGCGCCGGAACACCAGATTCATAAGAGATGAGCTCAACACCATGAGTGCCACACTCGATATCCTTGCTGATTCAGAGGACCTTAACCCTGAGATGAAGATCTGGAAGGAGCATATTCGTGAGCTCTCCTATGACATGGAAGATTGCATCAACGACTTCATGTTTTTCTCTGAACCTACGGGTTTCAAGGGGTTCTTTCAAAACCTGAAGAAtctcaaacttcgccatgagattGCCGGCGAGATCGAAGAGCTCAAGGCCCGTGCTATTGAGGCGAGCAATAGGCACGAGAGGTACAAAATTGACGGTGGGTACATGCCCTTTGTGTGGAGGTTGACACCTTCCTCTAGCATCCCTGCCATTGATCCTAGGCTGCATGCCCTTTATGTGGAGGTTGATAAACTTGTCGGCATTAGGGGTCCTAAAGAGGAGATCATTGAGTGGTTTCAGAAGAACAATTCTTCCCAACAGCTCAAAGTGTTGTCAATTGTTGGGCCAGGTGGTCTTG TTTCTCAGCAACCTGATTTCAGAAAGATTCTCAGAGAGATTGCTAAAGGAGTGGGGATAACTAGCTACAGATCTGATGATGATGTGAAACAACTCATTGATAGGATCAGAGAATACCTCCAAGATAAAAG GTACTTTGTTGTAGTTGATGATGTATGGGGGACAGAAGCATGGGAAACTATGAGGCTTGCATTTGTGAATAATAATTGTGGGAGCAGACTTATTGCTACAACACGTGTTAGTCCAGTTGCATCGTACTGTTCTTCTCAAGGCGGTCATGTTTACCAGATGAAGCCCCTTGGTTTTACTGACTCGAAAAGGTTGCTTCTTGCAAGAGCATTTGGTTCCGACAATTTACACCATCCTCACCTAGAAGAAGTATCAGATAAAATATTGGGAAAATGTGCCGGTCTGCCATTAGCCATTATTACTATCTCTAGCCTGTTGGCTGATCGGCATGCCGTGGAAGAATGGAATAGGGTGCTAGCTGGCATTGGTGCTTCACTTGCAAAGGACCCACTTGCCGGAAACATGACAAAGATTCTGTCTCTTAGTTACATTGATCTTCCTCACCATCTGAGAACCTGTTTGCTGTACTTGACTGCGTTTCCAGAAGATACTATTATCAAGAAACGAATATTGATAAGTAGATGGATCGCTGAAGGATTCATTCATGAAAAACAAGGGCAAAGCAAATATGAAGTAGGGGAGGGTTATTTTAATGATCTTATCAATAGAAGTTTGATCCAGCCTTATAAGGTAATATATGGCGAGGCAAAGGCATGCCGAGTTCATGACATCATTCTTGATTTCATCACCTGCAAGGCTactgaagagaatttcatgacttCATTTGATGGAACAAAGCTTACACATAATTCAGATTGTAAGGTGCGCAGGCTTTGTGTCATCAATCCCAACAAAGGAGACCTAACAATGCCGAAAAACATGGAACTCTCTCATGTCCGATCACTTACTGTATCTTTGGGTCGCATGAAGAACTTTTGGATGTTTGCTCCATCCCTTCTCACATTGGACCTACAGGGTTGTAGAGATATAGGTGACTGGGATCTCACACATATTCAAAAGATGTTTCTTCTGAAGTATTTGAGTCTTGGACAAGGAAATATAAATAAGCTCCCAAAAAACATTGAACAATTGCAGAACATAGAAACATTGAACTTAAGATATACAGATATTAAAGAATTGCCGTCGTCACTTGCAAGGCTTCCAAGGTTGGCCCGTCTATATGTTAATAAGTACACAAGATTTCCGGATGGAATAATTGGACAGATGCGGTGCTTAGAAGACCTTAATGAGTTTGGGATCTCTTCCTGGGATGCAGTGAAATCTCTGCAAGAATTCTCCAAGCTCACCAATCTGAGGACACTGAAAGTAGGATGCAGCGATTCTATTCAAGACCCAGATAGCGTAGATGAAGCAAGAAGGCAATTCAAGGAATTATGGAGTCATGTGGGGACATTAATTTCTTCTGAAACTCTCCATCATCTATATTTCCCTGGCAATCGTTATATCTACAGTTTTTATATCCTAATGTCGCTAGAATCGTGGTCCCATGCTACTCCTTGTAGTCTTCGGAAGCTCCGCATATCATCATGGTGCATCAACAAGGTTCCAAAGTGGATGAGCTCACTTGGAAATCTTAGAGAATTGGAACTTTTAATCTTCAGTATGGGACCGGAAGATGTTGCGATCCTTGGAGCAATGCCAGTTTTGCTTTTTCTGAGTCTACGCGTCAATCACGGCACTAATGGGAGGATACTCATCCGTGGGTTCACAGGTTTGAAATATTTCAAGCTGAATCTCTTGTTCTGTGGGACCGCACTGGAGTTTCAAGCAGGAGCTATGCCAAAGCTTGAGCACCTCGAGTTGGAACTTCCTGTGCACAGAATGGAGTGTCTGAATGGTGTTTCAGATTTTGGTATCCGGCACCTTCTGGCCCTGACCAAGCTCGAGGTTTTTGTTGATTCTGATAATCATTACAGGAAACCTGACGTACACCTGACAAACAAGGAGGCTGTAAGCCTTATTAAAACTGTCATTGGGACGCTTTGCATCAGTCCAACTATATCATCATCGTCACGACTTCGCCAGCGTTGCCTTCCTTTTAAAGAGTACATAGAATAC CGCACTCGCCGTTACGGGCTGCTGCCCGAGGATGTTTCAAGGTGTAACTGA
- the LOC127291948 gene encoding disease resistance protein RGA5 isoform X1 produces MAEAAVVSVATGVIRPLMAKLTKLLEEESSKLKGVRRNTRFIRDELNTMSATLDILADSEDLNPEMKIWKEHIRELSYDMEDCINDFMFFSEPTGFKGFFQNLKNLKLRHEIAGEIEELKARAIEASNRHERYKIDGGYMPFVWRLTPSSSIPAIDPRLHALYVEVDKLVGIRGPKEEIIEWFQKNNSSQQLKVLSIVGPGGLGKTTLANQVYNTLKSQYSCATLVSVSQQPDFRKILREIAKGVGITSYRSDDDVKQLIDRIREYLQDKRYFVVVDDVWGTEAWETMRLAFVNNNCGSRLIATTRVSPVASYCSSQGGHVYQMKPLGFTDSKRLLLARAFGSDNLHHPHLEEVSDKILGKCAGLPLAIITISSLLADRHAVEEWNRVLAGIGASLAKDPLAGNMTKILSLSYIDLPHHLRTCLLYLTAFPEDTIIKKRILISRWIAEGFIHEKQGQSKYEVGEGYFNDLINRSLIQPYKVIYGEAKACRVHDIILDFITCKATEENFMTSFDGTKLTHNSDCKVRRLCVINPNKGDLTMPKNMELSHVRSLTVSLGRMKNFWMFAPSLLTLDLQGCRDIGDWDLTHIQKMFLLKYLSLGQGNINKLPKNIEQLQNIETLNLRYTDIKELPSSLARLPRLARLYVNKYTRFPDGIIGQMRCLEDLNEFGISSWDAVKSLQEFSKLTNLRTLKVGCSDSIQDPDSVDEARRQFKELWSHVGTLISSETLHHLYFPGNRYIYSFYILMSLESWSHATPCSLRKLRISSWCINKVPKWMSSLGNLRELELLIFSMGPEDVAILGAMPVLLFLSLRVNHGTNGRILIRGFTGLKYFKLNLLFCGTALEFQAGAMPKLEHLELELPVHRMECLNGVSDFGIRHLLALTKLEVFVDSDNHYRKPDVHLTNKEAVSLIKTVIGTLCISPTISSSSRLRQRCLPFKEYIEYRTRRYGLLPEDVSRCN; encoded by the exons ATGGCGGAGGCTGCTGTTGTCAGTGTTGCCACGGGGGTGATCAGGCCGCTCATGGCCAAGCTCACCAAGCTGCTGGAGGAAGAGAGCTCCAAGCTCAAAGGTGTGCGCCGGAACACCAGATTCATAAGAGATGAGCTCAACACCATGAGTGCCACACTCGATATCCTTGCTGATTCAGAGGACCTTAACCCTGAGATGAAGATCTGGAAGGAGCATATTCGTGAGCTCTCCTATGACATGGAAGATTGCATCAACGACTTCATGTTTTTCTCTGAACCTACGGGTTTCAAGGGGTTCTTTCAAAACCTGAAGAAtctcaaacttcgccatgagattGCCGGCGAGATCGAAGAGCTCAAGGCCCGTGCTATTGAGGCGAGCAATAGGCACGAGAGGTACAAAATTGACGGTGGGTACATGCCCTTTGTGTGGAGGTTGACACCTTCCTCTAGCATCCCTGCCATTGATCCTAGGCTGCATGCCCTTTATGTGGAGGTTGATAAACTTGTCGGCATTAGGGGTCCTAAAGAGGAGATCATTGAGTGGTTTCAGAAGAACAATTCTTCCCAACAGCTCAAAGTGTTGTCAATTGTTGGGCCAGGTGGTCTTGGTAAGACTACTTTGGCcaaccaagtctacaatacgctcAAAAGCCAATACTCATGTGCAACTTTGGTGTCAGTTTCTCAGCAACCTGATTTCAGAAAGATTCTCAGAGAGATTGCTAAAGGAGTGGGGATAACTAGCTACAGATCTGATGATGATGTGAAACAACTCATTGATAGGATCAGAGAATACCTCCAAGATAAAAG GTACTTTGTTGTAGTTGATGATGTATGGGGGACAGAAGCATGGGAAACTATGAGGCTTGCATTTGTGAATAATAATTGTGGGAGCAGACTTATTGCTACAACACGTGTTAGTCCAGTTGCATCGTACTGTTCTTCTCAAGGCGGTCATGTTTACCAGATGAAGCCCCTTGGTTTTACTGACTCGAAAAGGTTGCTTCTTGCAAGAGCATTTGGTTCCGACAATTTACACCATCCTCACCTAGAAGAAGTATCAGATAAAATATTGGGAAAATGTGCCGGTCTGCCATTAGCCATTATTACTATCTCTAGCCTGTTGGCTGATCGGCATGCCGTGGAAGAATGGAATAGGGTGCTAGCTGGCATTGGTGCTTCACTTGCAAAGGACCCACTTGCCGGAAACATGACAAAGATTCTGTCTCTTAGTTACATTGATCTTCCTCACCATCTGAGAACCTGTTTGCTGTACTTGACTGCGTTTCCAGAAGATACTATTATCAAGAAACGAATATTGATAAGTAGATGGATCGCTGAAGGATTCATTCATGAAAAACAAGGGCAAAGCAAATATGAAGTAGGGGAGGGTTATTTTAATGATCTTATCAATAGAAGTTTGATCCAGCCTTATAAGGTAATATATGGCGAGGCAAAGGCATGCCGAGTTCATGACATCATTCTTGATTTCATCACCTGCAAGGCTactgaagagaatttcatgacttCATTTGATGGAACAAAGCTTACACATAATTCAGATTGTAAGGTGCGCAGGCTTTGTGTCATCAATCCCAACAAAGGAGACCTAACAATGCCGAAAAACATGGAACTCTCTCATGTCCGATCACTTACTGTATCTTTGGGTCGCATGAAGAACTTTTGGATGTTTGCTCCATCCCTTCTCACATTGGACCTACAGGGTTGTAGAGATATAGGTGACTGGGATCTCACACATATTCAAAAGATGTTTCTTCTGAAGTATTTGAGTCTTGGACAAGGAAATATAAATAAGCTCCCAAAAAACATTGAACAATTGCAGAACATAGAAACATTGAACTTAAGATATACAGATATTAAAGAATTGCCGTCGTCACTTGCAAGGCTTCCAAGGTTGGCCCGTCTATATGTTAATAAGTACACAAGATTTCCGGATGGAATAATTGGACAGATGCGGTGCTTAGAAGACCTTAATGAGTTTGGGATCTCTTCCTGGGATGCAGTGAAATCTCTGCAAGAATTCTCCAAGCTCACCAATCTGAGGACACTGAAAGTAGGATGCAGCGATTCTATTCAAGACCCAGATAGCGTAGATGAAGCAAGAAGGCAATTCAAGGAATTATGGAGTCATGTGGGGACATTAATTTCTTCTGAAACTCTCCATCATCTATATTTCCCTGGCAATCGTTATATCTACAGTTTTTATATCCTAATGTCGCTAGAATCGTGGTCCCATGCTACTCCTTGTAGTCTTCGGAAGCTCCGCATATCATCATGGTGCATCAACAAGGTTCCAAAGTGGATGAGCTCACTTGGAAATCTTAGAGAATTGGAACTTTTAATCTTCAGTATGGGACCGGAAGATGTTGCGATCCTTGGAGCAATGCCAGTTTTGCTTTTTCTGAGTCTACGCGTCAATCACGGCACTAATGGGAGGATACTCATCCGTGGGTTCACAGGTTTGAAATATTTCAAGCTGAATCTCTTGTTCTGTGGGACCGCACTGGAGTTTCAAGCAGGAGCTATGCCAAAGCTTGAGCACCTCGAGTTGGAACTTCCTGTGCACAGAATGGAGTGTCTGAATGGTGTTTCAGATTTTGGTATCCGGCACCTTCTGGCCCTGACCAAGCTCGAGGTTTTTGTTGATTCTGATAATCATTACAGGAAACCTGACGTACACCTGACAAACAAGGAGGCTGTAAGCCTTATTAAAACTGTCATTGGGACGCTTTGCATCAGTCCAACTATATCATCATCGTCACGACTTCGCCAGCGTTGCCTTCCTTTTAAAGAGTACATAGAATAC CGCACTCGCCGTTACGGGCTGCTGCCCGAGGATGTTTCAAGGTGTAACTGA
- the LOC127291949 gene encoding probable glycerol-3-phosphate acyltransferase 2 — MSKAFTKSLLLYNKILVRRLRSLIARTPLPSVTATERQPPPHKSASSMTPSTAPPLEALTAPDTTTDGDSGASAGTVVCAVEGGLLMSTSTFPYFMLVALEAGGLLRGLLLLMLYPLLRVLSHELATKAMVMLTFAGLRKDAFGRLGMAVMPKLFLEDVSAEVFQAATSSAAATRRGRRRRCVCVSGMPRAMVEPFLKEYLAVDAVVAPELKELGGYYLGIAEDEGEVVRKMDVEEVIGDKGGAVVGIGGLGCSFQQLFQTYCKEVYVPTESARRRRGALHPRRYPKPLVFHDGRTAFRPTPTATLTMFMWLPLGAPLALLRAAVFLLLPFSLSVPLLAALGMHNRMIASSSSPDPSPDLAAAGGTKKKNNSLFACNHRSLLDPLCVSAAARRRDLAAATYSISRLSELLSPIPTFRLTRDRAADRAAMQAQLFRRSSGGGLVVCPEGTTCREPFLLRFSPLFAELAAGGVDVVPVALHLAVDMFHGTTAGGRKMLDPLYLLMNPVPSYLVQFLDPVVTGEGAGKEGARAVANEVQRRVAEALGYERTGLTRRDKYLILAGNEGVVGADDGGKKN; from the exons ATGTCCAAGGCATTCACTAAGTCCCTCCTACTCTACAACAAGATCCTAGTCCGACGGCTCAGATCCCTCATCGCCCGCACGCCGCTACCGTCGGTCACCGCCACGGAGAGGCAGCCACCACCTCACAAGAGCGcgtcgtccatgacgccgtcgacGGCACCGCCACTAGAAGCGCTCACGGCGCCTGATACGACAACGGACGGGGACAGCGGCGCCAGTGCCGGCACCGTGGTCTGCGCGGTGGAGGGCGGCCTCCTGATGTCCACCTCCACCTTCCCATACTTCATGCTCGTCGCCCTGGAGGCTGGCGGGCTCCTccggggcctcctcctcctcatgctCTACCCTCTCCTCCGCGTCCTCAGCCACGAGCTggccacgaaggccatggtcatgCTGACCTTCGCCGGGCTCCGGAAGGACGCGTTCGGCCGGCTGGGCATGGCCGTCATGCCTAAGCTGTTCCTGGAGGACGTCAGCGCCGAGGTGTTCCAGGCGGCGACGTCGTCCGCGGCCGCGACGCGGCGGGGACGCCGAAGGCGGTGCGTGTGCGTGAGCGGTATGCCGAGGGCGATGGTGGAGCCGTTCCTCAAGGAGTACCTCGCCGTCGACGCCGTGGTGGCGCCCGAGCTGAAGGAGCTCGGGGGTTACTacctaggaatcgcggaggacgAAGGCGAGGTGGTAAGGAAGATGGACGTGGAGGAGGTTATTGGGGACAAGGGCGGCGCGGTCGTCGGTATTGGTGGGCTGGGGTGCTCGTTTCAGCAGCTCTTCCAAACGTATTGCAAG GAGGTGTACGTGCCGACCGAGTCCGCGCGGCGGCGACGCGGGGCGCTCCACCCGCGGCGGTACCCGAAGCCGCTcgtcttccacgacggccgcacgGCGTTCCGGCCGACGCCCACGGCCACGCTCACCATGTTCATGTGGCTCCCGCTGGGCGCGCCGCTGGCCCtgctccgcgccgccgtcttccTCCTGCTCCCATTCTCCCTCTCCGTGCCCCTCCTCGCCGCCCTCGGCATGCACAACCGCATGATCGCATCCTCCTCCTCCCCGGACCCCTCGCCAGACCTCGCCGCTGCCGGAGGCACCAAGAAGAAGAACAACAGCCTCTTCGCGTGCAACCACCGGTCCCTGCTCGACCCGCTCTGCgtctccgccgccgcccgccgccgcgacCTCGCCGCGGCCACCTACAGCATCAGCCGCCTGTCGGAGCTGCTCTCCCCGATCCCCACGTTCCGGCTCACCCGCGACCGTGCCGCCGACCGCGCGGCCATGCAGGCCCAGCTCTTCCGCCGCTCCAGCGGCGGCGGCCTGGTGGTGTGCCCGGAGGGGACCACGTGCCGGGAGCCGTTCCTGCTGCGGTTCAGCCCTCTGTTCGCGGAGCTGGCGGCCGGCGGCGTGGACGTGGTGCCGgtcgcgctgcacctggcggtggacATGTTCCACGGCACCACCGCGGGGGGCAGGAAGATGCTGGACCCGCTGTACCTGCTCATGAACCCCGTGCCGTCCTACCTCGTGCAGTTCCTCGACCCCGTCGTCACAGGCGAGGGCGCTGGGAAGGAGGGGGCGCGCGCGGTGGCGAACGAGGTGCAGCGCCGGGTGGCGGAGGCGCTCGGGTACGAGCGCACCGGACTGACCAGGAGGGACAAGTACCTCATCCTCGCCGGCAACGAAGGGGTCGTCGGCGCCGACGACGGCGGCAAGAAGAATTGA